A DNA window from Candidatus Sulfidibacterium hydrothermale contains the following coding sequences:
- the amaB gene encoding L-piperidine-6-carboxylate dehydrogenase yields the protein MSIKHNKEDILNNLGIEAVNPGVCTGTEWIDTKGDVTTSYSPIDGEAIAQVKNATLDDYEMVINKAEAAFKQWRAVPAPVRGELVRQIGLALRENKEYLGALVTLEMGKIYQEGLGEVQEMIDICDFAVGQSRLINGTNLQSERVNHRLSEQYHPLGIVGLVTSYNFPVAVWAWNTALAIIAGDVVVWKPSSKTPLTAVATHRIISKVLKDNNVPEGVFNLVIAKSSVMGDNFLGDKRVRLLSVTGSTAVGKRVGGIVGKRLGKTILELGGNNAVIIAPSADIQMAVMSTVFGTVGTAGQRCTTTRRVIIHEDVYDEVRDKFVAAYKNIVPRIGNPLDEDYLVGPLIDKFAVELFTNAVKQVQDEGGKILFGGEVLSGPGYESGNYVVPCIAEAENHYKIVQEETFAPIVYFIKYKGDIMNAIEIQNDVPQGLSSACFTLDMREAETFLSYAGSDCGIANVNLGTSGAEIGGAFGGEKDTGGGRESGSDAWKVYMRRQTNTINFSTDLPLAQGIKFDI from the coding sequence ATGAGCATTAAACATAATAAGGAAGATATTCTCAATAATCTGGGAATTGAAGCCGTTAATCCGGGTGTATGCACCGGAACCGAGTGGATCGACACCAAAGGCGATGTAACCACTTCTTACTCTCCCATTGACGGAGAAGCCATTGCACAGGTAAAAAATGCCACGCTGGACGATTACGAAATGGTTATCAACAAAGCCGAAGCCGCTTTTAAACAATGGCGTGCTGTTCCGGCTCCCGTTCGTGGCGAATTGGTTCGCCAAATCGGACTGGCATTGCGCGAAAACAAAGAATATCTTGGCGCACTGGTTACCCTCGAAATGGGCAAAATCTACCAGGAAGGTCTTGGCGAAGTACAGGAGATGATCGACATCTGTGATTTTGCCGTAGGACAATCGCGTTTGATCAACGGAACCAATCTGCAATCGGAACGAGTGAACCACCGTCTTTCGGAACAATATCATCCGTTGGGCATCGTCGGGCTGGTTACTTCTTACAATTTCCCTGTAGCTGTCTGGGCATGGAATACAGCATTAGCCATCATCGCCGGTGACGTGGTGGTATGGAAACCTTCTTCCAAAACACCGTTGACCGCTGTGGCTACCCACCGCATCATCAGCAAAGTATTAAAAGACAACAATGTACCTGAAGGCGTCTTTAACCTTGTCATTGCCAAATCGTCGGTTATGGGCGATAATTTCCTGGGCGACAAACGGGTACGTTTACTTTCAGTTACCGGTTCTACCGCTGTAGGAAAACGGGTAGGCGGCATCGTAGGAAAACGTCTGGGCAAAACCATTCTGGAACTGGGTGGAAATAATGCTGTAATTATTGCTCCCAGCGCCGACATCCAAATGGCGGTGATGTCTACCGTATTTGGCACAGTAGGAACTGCCGGACAACGTTGTACCACCACACGCCGGGTAATTATTCATGAAGATGTTTATGATGAAGTACGTGACAAATTTGTAGCCGCTTACAAAAACATCGTTCCCCGCATCGGCAATCCGTTGGACGAAGATTACCTTGTCGGGCCGCTCATCGACAAATTTGCTGTTGAGTTGTTTACCAATGCGGTAAAACAGGTACAAGACGAAGGCGGAAAAATTCTGTTTGGCGGTGAAGTACTCAGTGGTCCGGGTTATGAATCGGGCAACTACGTGGTTCCGTGTATTGCCGAAGCAGAAAATCATTATAAAATTGTACAGGAAGAAACCTTTGCTCCCATTGTTTACTTCATTAAATACAAAGGCGACATTATGAATGCCATTGAAATTCAAAATGATGTACCGCAAGGACTTTCTTCAGCCTGCTTTACACTCGACATGCGCGAAGCAGAAACCTTCCTCTCCTATGCCGGTTCCGACTGCGGAATTGCCAATGTAAACCTCGGCACTTCCGGCGCAGAAATTGGCGGAGCTTTTGGTGGAGAAAAAGATACCGGCGGCGGCCGCGAATCGGGTTCGGATGCCTGGAAAGTATATATGCGCCGGCAAACCAACACCATTAACTTCAGCACAGACTTACCGCTGGCACAAGGAATTAAATTCGATATTTAA
- a CDS encoding C1 family peptidase, giving the protein MKVKSLIFLMVAALLFGTEAFAQTDTTAKKELKGYHFTDDIVVPHTSVKNQYRSGTCWSYSGIGFVEAELLRTTGKKYNLSEMFCVNHMYSDKAIKYVRLHGKLQFGSGAETEDVLRVIKKYGMVPDSVYSGLQYGTKLPVEGELDKVLQNFVDAIVANPNKKLTPVWHKAFDAILASYMGPLPKTFKWHGKEYTPQSFRDMTGFNPDDIVPITSYKDHPYYKPFPLAIPDNWLWASSMNVPLKDMMAIINYALKHGYTVAWGADVSDRGFNWRKGVAIIPNKHPKLTGSDQAKWEALSQHEKNKELYNFDSIVQEVHVTPEMRQQHYNNYLVTDDHGMLIVGIAHDQKGDIFYKVKNSWGTDQKYHGYFYASKAYVELQTISIAVNKNAIPKEIRKKMGLKK; this is encoded by the coding sequence ATGAAAGTTAAATCACTTATCTTTTTGATGGTAGCAGCTCTGTTATTCGGAACAGAAGCTTTTGCACAAACAGATACCACAGCGAAAAAAGAGCTGAAAGGGTACCATTTTACTGATGACATTGTGGTTCCACACACTTCTGTCAAAAACCAGTATCGTTCGGGAACCTGTTGGAGCTATTCCGGTATTGGCTTTGTAGAAGCCGAACTTTTACGGACTACCGGTAAAAAATACAATCTTTCCGAAATGTTTTGTGTTAACCACATGTATTCTGATAAAGCCATCAAGTACGTACGTTTGCATGGTAAACTGCAATTTGGTTCCGGTGCCGAAACCGAAGATGTTTTGCGTGTAATCAAAAAATACGGCATGGTTCCCGATTCCGTTTACAGCGGTTTGCAATATGGCACCAAACTACCTGTAGAAGGCGAGCTGGATAAAGTATTGCAAAACTTTGTAGATGCTATCGTTGCCAATCCCAACAAAAAGCTTACCCCGGTATGGCACAAAGCTTTTGATGCCATTCTGGCTTCCTATATGGGACCTTTGCCCAAAACTTTCAAATGGCACGGAAAAGAATATACTCCACAGAGTTTCAGGGATATGACTGGATTCAATCCGGATGATATTGTTCCTATTACTTCTTACAAAGACCATCCTTACTATAAACCTTTTCCGTTGGCCATTCCAGACAACTGGTTGTGGGCTTCATCGATGAATGTTCCTTTAAAAGACATGATGGCCATCATCAATTACGCATTAAAACACGGATATACCGTAGCCTGGGGAGCTGATGTAAGCGACCGCGGATTCAACTGGCGCAAAGGTGTAGCCATTATCCCGAACAAACATCCCAAACTCACCGGCAGCGACCAGGCCAAATGGGAAGCACTAAGTCAACATGAAAAAAACAAAGAACTTTATAACTTTGACTCCATTGTTCAGGAAGTACACGTTACCCCTGAAATGCGTCAACAGCATTACAATAATTACCTCGTAACCGATGATCACGGTATGTTGATTGTCGGAATTGCCCACGACCAAAAAGGAGACATTTTTTACAAAGTGAAAAATTCATGGGGAACCGACCAAAAATATCATGGCTATTTTTATGCTTCCAAAGCTTATGTAGAATTACAAACCATCAGCATTGCCGTTAATAAAAATGCCATTCCGAAAGAAATCAGAAAAAAAATGGGACTGAAAAAATAA